ACATACTATCGTTGTGAGGGGATTTGTCTACAAAGAAACGTTCTTTGTAGACAAAATTAATCAAAATGTCTTACTGGCGAGCTAAACGTAAATTGTCTTTAGGTGCCAATAGATGCGAGCTACGGAATGGATTGATATCAAGACCACCGCGTCGTGTGTAACGAGCAAATACGGTTAATGATTCTGGTGCGCAATATTTCATAATATCAGTGTAAATGCGTTCTACACATTGCTCATGAAACTCATTATGTTGACGGAAAGAGATTAAATAGCGTAGTAACTTCTCACGATCAATTTTTTTGCCTTTGTATTGAATCTCAACACTGCCCCAATCGGGTTGGTTTGTAATTAAGCAGTTAGATTTTAATAAATGACTGTGCAGTGTTTCTTCAATTTCTGCATCAGATGTACTCGATTCTAAATAAGCGGCATTGAACTCGTAATCATCAATAATAATATCTTGATCATCAATGCATTCGCCTTGCATATCAACAATAGGTTGTTGTGAATATCGTTGTACAGGGAATACATCTACTTTTATGGTTTCACCTGCACATGCACTTAAATCTTTTACCAATGTTT
The Aliivibrio fischeri ATCC 7744 = JCM 18803 = DSM 507 DNA segment above includes these coding regions:
- the queF gene encoding NADPH-dependent 7-cyano-7-deazaguanine reductase QueF (Catalyzes the NADPH-dependent reduction of 7-cyano-7-deazaguanine (preQ0) to 7-aminomethyl-7-deazaguanine (preQ1) in queuosine biosynthesis) produces the protein MTKYTNADELKSLTLGQKTEYKHTYEPELLQAVPRSLNRDDLALGDELPFVGCDVWTLYELSWLNQNGLPQVAVGEVALPATSPNLVESKSFKLYLNSFNQTKFTSWDEVKETLVKDLSACAGETIKVDVFPVQRYSQQPIVDMQGECIDDQDIIIDDYEFNAAYLESSTSDAEIEETLHSHLLKSNCLITNQPDWGSVEIQYKGKKIDREKLLRYLISFRQHNEFHEQCVERIYTDIMKYCAPESLTVFARYTRRGGLDINPFRSSHLLAPKDNLRLARQ